Below is a window of Halobaculum lipolyticum DNA.
AGGACGCGGCCGCCGACGACGACGTCGGGTCGGTTCCCGGTCCGGACGTCGGCGCCGACGTGCCGGGCGGCGACGACGTGCCCGACGACGTGCGGAAGTACGACCGCTTCCAGAAGATGGAGCGCGCGGAGTACGACCGCGTCAACGAGTTCCTCCGCGACCGCACGTACGTCACGGCACGGGAGTGGGCGATCGCGCGGCTGTGTGCGGACTTCCGGACGGAGACTGGCGTCGAGATGACGAAGATCGGCGAGAACCTCCCGCGGCTGGTCCCGTTCATGACGGACACCTACACGCCGCAGGCGGTGAACCAGGCGCGGGCTGCGTTCGAGGAGAAGGTGCGCAAGGCGGGCGCGACGTTCCTCTACGGCGCGATGTCGGGCTTCTTCACCGCAGAGGACTTAGACGACGTGATGTACGAGTCCACGGAGATCGCGAAGTTCCTCTTGGAGGTGGAGGGCGCGGACCTCAGCGTCGAGGAGGAACTGGCCGCCGAGGACAAGATCTCGTCGGTGATGCGGGACGTGCGCGAGGCCAGCGCGGAGGTGCGCGGCGAGGAAGTGAAGTGCCCCGAGTGCGGGCACGTCCACGAGTCGTAACCCGGGTCGACAGCGACCGGCGGGCGGTCGGGCGAAGTCCGGGCGGCGACCGGGTGGCGTCGAACGCGATCGGAGCGGGTCGCACCGAACCGACTCAGAACCCGAATATCGGGACGAACCGGAACGCGAGATAGGAGCCGGCCGTCGCGATGGCCGGCACGACGTTCTGCATCAGCACGACCCGAGCGGTCGTCACCGGGTTGAACAGCGCCCCCGGACTGGGGATGTCGTCGGCGTCCTCCTCCCCGATGGGCGGGAGCGTCTCGCCCTCCTCGTCGGCCGCCAGTGCGTCGACCGAAACCGGCGGGCCGTCGTCGTTGGCGGCGACCTGCCGGACGGTCATCGGCCGGGTGGCTCGTCCCCACCCCAGCCCGACGATGGACATCGTCGCGATGATGACGAAGCTCGCGGGGATGCCGAGCGCCGAGAGGAAGACGACGAGCGTCGAGGACACCGACGCGACGACGATGGCCGCGGTGAGGGGCAGCTCCGTGATGTCGCTGCCCATCGTCTCCAGCGTCCGTCGCGCGATGGTGAACGCCCCGATGGCGACGGCGATGCCGCCGAGGACGATGGCCGGGTTCATCGCCAGTTCGCCGCTGCCGACCAGCGGCGCGACGGCGTTGGCGATGTTCGAAGTCCCCGAGGAGAACGCCATCAGACAGCCGATGGCGACGACGGTGAACGTCCCGCCGAGCTCCCGGCGGTTGGTCGTCCGGTGGACCCGCGGGACGGGGACCAGCCCGGAGCGGTCGACGTCGAACAGCGGTCCCGAACTGCGCTCCATCGCGACCATCCCGTTCAGCCGGGCGTAGAAGTACCGGCCGATGATCAGCGAGACCCAGAAGCCGATGATGGGAGAGACGACCCACCAGATGACGATCTGTCCCATCACGGCGAGGTTCAACACGCCGCCGGCCAACCCGAGCCCGGCGATGGCACCCACCGCCGTCATCGACGTCGAGGCCGGCACGCCGAACACGTTGCCGACGAGCAGCGCGATCCCGATGAAGAACAGGACCGTGATGGACGCCGGGAGCGTGAACACGCCCGTGTCGACGACCAGTTCGGTGCCGAGTTTCGTCACGACGTTCCGCCCGAGCGTCCACGCGCCGATGAAGAAGAACACGCCCATCAGCCCCGCGGCGGCGGGCTTCGAGAGGGCGTCGGCGCCGACGGCCGGCCCGAACGCCGGGCCGGTGGTCGAGCCGCCGATGTTGTAGGCGACGAACATCGACACGAGAACCCCGAGGACGAGGAGGGCGCTGATCATCGGTCCTCGTCGTCCTCGTCTTCGTCCTCGTCGTCCCCGTCCTCGTCGGCTTCCTCCGCTTCCTCGGCCTCCTCGGCTGCCATCTGCTCCTCCAGCGTCTTCTCCACCGTCTCTCCGACCTTCTCGTCTACCGTCTCCTCGACGGTTTCCTCGACCGTCTTCTCCACCGTCTCTCCCACGGTCTTCTCGACGGTCTCCCCCACCTTCTCGTCCACCGTCTTCTCCACCGTCTCCTCGACGGTTTCCTCGACGGTCTTCTCGACGGTCTCGCCGACCGTCTTCTCTACCGTCTCCCCCACCTTCTCGTCGACCGTCTCCTCGACAGTCTTCTCCACCGTCTCGCCGACCGTCTTCTCCACCGTCTCTCCGACCTTCTCGTCGACCGTCTCCTCGACGGTCTTCTCCACCGTCTCGCCGACGGTTTCCTCGACCGTCTTCTCGACGGTCTCCCCCACTTTCTCGTCGACCGTCTTCTCCACCGTCTCGCCGACCGTCTCGTCCACCGTCTTCTCGACTGTCTCTCCCACGGTCTTCTCGACGGTCTCGCCGACCGTCTCGTCCACCGTCTCCTCGACCGTCTCCTTGACCGCGGTCGACATCCAGTTCGGGTCGAACCGGGCCATCTTCCACACCACGTGGAGGACGTACGAGACCAGGACCCCGAAGCCGAACGCGAGCCCGATGCCGGTGCCGGCGACGACGATCAGCCCGACGGAGACCGCGATCAACAGCCCGTAGGTCAGGTCGACGATGGAGTCGACACGGCTCGGATTCACGACGCACCCGGGCGGGGCAGTGCCCCCCCGCGAAGCGTGGTTCGGGGCGCAAAAGACGTTGAAAAACACATACCCGATCAAGCCCGCGCTCGTTCAAGTACCTTGGCAAAGCGCGGGTCCGGCCCGATCAGTCCAGCAGCAGCAGCGACGGGTTCTCCAGCCGCTCCATCACGTAGTTCGTGAACTGGCCGGCCTCGGCGCCGTCGATGACGCGGTGGTCGATGGACAGCGACAGCGGGAGCGTCGAGGCGGCGCGCACCTCGCCGTCCTCGGCGACGGGGCGCTCGTCGATGGCGCCCAGCCCCATGATCGCCGTCTCGGGGTAGTTGATGATCGGCGTGGCGTACTCGCCGCCGATGGCGCCGAAGTTCGTGATCGTGAACGTCCCGCCCTGCATCTCCTCGCGGGTGACTTTCCGCTCGCGGGCGCGGGTCGCCAGATCGTTCACCTCGTCGGCGAGTTCGAGGATCGACTTCTCGTCGACGTGCTTGACGACCGGGACCATCAGGCCCGCGTCGGTCGCGACCGCGATGCCGAGGTTGTACTCCTTCTTGAGCAGGATCTCTTCTTCCTCCTCGCGGAGTTCGGAGTTGAGCGTCGGGAACTCCTTCAGCCCGGCCACGAGCGCCTTCATCACGAACGGCATGTAGCTGAGCTTCACGTCGCGCTCGGCGGCGTGGGCCTTCAACTCGGCGCGCGTGTCGACCAACTCGTCGACGACGGCGGTGTCGTGGTGGGTGACGTGCGGCGCCGTGTACTTCGACTGCGACATCTGCTCCCCGATGGTGCGCCGGACACCGCGGTACGGCACCGACTCCGGCTCCCGGCTCTCGGCCGCGCCGTTGCCCGCCGCCGCGGCGGGGGCGGGCGCGCCCGTCTCCTCCGTCTCGGCGGCTTTGGCCTCCCGCACCGCGTCGGCGTACTGCTGGACCTGCGCCGTCGAGACGAACGCCTCGCCGTCGCGGGTCTCCCCGGTCGGCACGTCGTTCAGGTCGACGCCCGCCTCGTCGGCGGCCTTCCGGGTCGCCGGCACCGCGAGGGTGCGGTCGCGGCCCGCCGCCTCGACCGACGACGGCGTCGCGCCGGCGCCGCCCGCGGCGGCGTCGGCGCCGCCTTTCTTCGAGACGGCGGACTTCTTCGAGCCGATGTCGACCTGCTTCGGGCCCGAGGACTTCTCGGCCTGCTCCTCGGCGGCCCCGTCGCCGGACTCGGCGTGGGCGCGCACGTCGCCCTCGGTGACGCGGCCGCCCGGACCGCTGCCGTCGACGGCGCCGATGTCGACGCCCAGTTCGCGAGCGAGTCGGCGGGCGGACGGCGGCGCGAACACGCGGCCGTTCGACGGCGCGGGCGCCTCGTCGGGCGCCTCCGCCTCCGCCTCGGCGTCGGGGGCCGGCTCGGCGGACTCCTCGGCGGCACCGTCGTCGGCGGGTGCGGCCTCGTCGTCGTCGCCCTCGACGCTGTAGGTGATGATCACGTCGCCGACCGGGACCATCTGGCCCTCCTCGACGTGCAGTTGCTTCACCGTCCCGTTGTACGGCGACGGCACCTCGACGAGCGCCTTGTCAGTCTCGACTTCGGCGACCGGCTGGTCCTCGGTGACCGTGTCGCCGGGCGCGACCAGCCAGTTGACGAGCTCCCCTTCGGCGACGCCCTCGCCGACGTCGGGGAGTTTGAACTCCTTCTCGGCCATGGTCAGAACTCGACCGCCTCTTTGATACCGTCGGCGACTCGCGCCGCGTTCGGCATGTAGTAGTCCTCCATCGCGTACAGCGGGTACGGCACGTCGTAGCCCGTCACGCGCTTGACCGGCGCCTCCTGGTACAGCAGCGCCTCCTCTTGGAGGGTCGCGGTGATCTCACCCGCGAGCCCGCCCGTCTTGGGCGCCTCGTGGACGACGCACGCGCGGCCGGTCTTCTTGAACGACTCGACGATGGACTCGCGGTCGAGCGGCGAGACGGTGCGCAGGTCGACGACCTCCGCGTCGATACCCTCCTCGGCCAACTCCTCTGCGGCCTCCAGCGAGGGACGGGTCATCGCGCCGTACGTGAACACCGAGACGTCGGACCCCTCGCGGCGCGTCGTGGCCTCGCCGATCGGGACCTCGTAGTCGCCCTCGGGCACCTCGCCGCGGAACGCGCGGTAGATGAGCTTCGGCTCCATGAACACGACCGGGTCCGGGTCGCGGATCGCCGAGATGAGCAGCCCCTTCGTGTCGTACGGGGTCGAGGGCATGACGACCTTGAGGCCGGCCTCGTGGGCGTAGAACGCCTCCTTCGACTCCGAGTGGTGTTCGGGGGCGCGGATGCCGCCGCCGTAGGGCATCCGCAGCACCATCGGGAGCGTGTAGCGGCTGCGCGACCGGGTGCGCAGGCGGGCCATGTGGCTCACGATCTGGTCGAACCCGGGGTAGGCGAACCCGGAGAACTGGATCTCGGGCACGGGCTTCAGCCCCATCGCGGCCATGCCGACGGCGGTGCCGATGATGCCCGACTCAGCCAGCGGCGTGTCGATCACGCGGTCGCCGCCGAACTCGTCGAACAGCCCCTCGGTGGCGCGGAACACGCCGCCGTTCTTCCCGACGTCCTCGCCCATCACGAGCACGTCGTCGTCCAACTCCATCTCGGTCGCGAGCGCGTCGCGGACCGACTGTACGAGCGTCAGGTTCTGCGTGGCTTCTTGCTCTTGTGTGCTCATGGTCTCACTCCTCCAGGAACGCCTCGTCGCCGTACTCCTCGCGCAGTCGCGCGAACTCCTCGGCCTGCCGCCGGATCTCCGGCGTCTGCTCCGCGAACACGTGGTCGAACATCGTCGAGGGGTCCGGCCGGACGGTCGACTCCGCGGCGTCGATGGCGTCGGCCACCTCCTCGCGGACGGACTCTTCGACCTCGGCGACGCGCTCGTCGTCGAGGATCCCCTGGTTCCGGAGGAACTTCTCCAGCCGCGGGATGGGGTCTTTCCGCTTCCACTCCTCGACCTCGTCGTCCTCGCGGTAGACGCTGGGGTCGTCGGCGGTCGTGTGGGCGCCGAAGCGGTACTGCACCGCCTCGATCAGCGTCGGGCGCAGTTCGCCCTCGGCCGGGTTCTTCGCCTTCTCCAGCGCCTCGGTCGTCGCCTTGTAGACGGCCAACGGGTCCATCCCGTCGATCTGGATGCCCTCGAAGCCGTAGGCGACCGCCTTCTGCGCCAGCGTCTCGCTGGCGGTCTGGCGCTCGCGCGGCACCGAGATGGCCCACTGGTTGTTGTTGCAGAAGAACACGGTCGGCGTGTCGAACACGCCCGCGAAGTTCAGCCCCTCGTGGAAGTCGCCCTCGCTCGTGGCGCCGTCGCCGAAGTAGCAGATGAACGCCGTGTCGGTGTCGCCGTCGTTCTTCAGTTTGTCCGCCCACGCCATCCCCGTCGCGTGGGGGATCTGGCTGGCGATGGGCACCGCGGGCGTGAACACGTTCGTGTCCTCGGGGATGAGGCTCCCGCGCTCGTCGCCCATCCAGTACAGCAGCGTCTCCTTCAACGCCAGGCCCCGCACCATCGCGGCGCCGTGCTCGCGGTAGGAGGGGACGAGCCAGTCGTCCTCCGCCAGCGCCATCGCGGAGGCGACCTGGGCGCCCTCCTGACCCGACAGCGGCGGATACGTTCCCATCCGCCCCTGTCGCTGGAGGGACACCGCCCGCTCGTCGAAGTGGCGGGCGAGCTTCATGTGGCGGTACATCGCGACGAGTTCCTCGTCCGAGAGGTCCGGCACGTCGCCGACGACGCCGCCCTCCTCGTCGAGGACCTGGACCATCCCGTCGCGGGGGTCGCGTTCGAGCGTACTCACAGTACCCACCTTCGCATACGGGAACGCTGTCGGTCCCGCGCCATAGTGTTTTCGTAAATAGTTTACTGTGGCCAGAAATACTGCCAAGAACTGGCACACCGTCGAGCGCGGAGCGATAAATTCGGACGGGCGTACAGCCTGATCCGGCTGGCCGGCGAAATTTTCCGTGTACCGGCGGAAACGGCGCTCGATCCTTGACAATCGTTGATGCAGGCGCCGGGTGTCGCCGCGTGCCGTCGGGACCCTCCGTCGGTCGACCTTGCGTGGTCCGTGGGCGGAGCGGTCCGCTCGCCGCTCCGCCGTCGCTCGGGACCTCCCGCCGGTCGGTCCCGCTCAGTCCGCCGCGTTCGCGGCCGCCCGTGCCTCGTCGACGCTCGCGCCCTCGCGCACCAGCGCCTCCACGAAGAACTCGCCCGCCTTGTACGACGAGCGGACCATCGGCCCGGAGGCGCAGTAGAGGAAGCCCAACTCCGTCTCCGCCACCGACTTCCACGTGTCGAACGCGTCCGGGTGGACGTACTCGAACACGTCGAGGTGCGAGCGCGACGGCTGGAGGTACTGCCCGAGCGTGACGATGTCGACGCCGACGTTGCGGAGGTCCCGCAGCGTGCGGTACACCTCGTGGTCGTACTCGCCGAGACCGAGCATCACGCTCGTCTTCGTGTGGACGTCCGACTCGCGGTCCACCCGCTCCAGCACGTCGAGCGTCTGTTCGTACGTCGCGCGGCGGTCGCGCACGGGCCACTGGAGGCGCTCGACGGTCTCGATGTTGTGGGCGATGACGTCGGGACCGGCGTCGACGATGCGGTCGACGGCGTCGGGGTCGCCGCCGAAGTCCGGGATAAGGACCTCGACGAGCGTCTCCGGGTCGCGGCGTTTGATCTCGCGGATCGTCTCGGCGAAGTGGCGGGAGCCGCCGTCGGCGAGGTCGTCGCGGTCGACGGAGGTGAGCACGACGTACTCCAGTCCGATCTCGGTCACCGCCTCGGCGACGTTGGCCGGCTCGTCGGGGTCCAGCGGCTCCATCCCGCCGGTCTCGACGTCGCAGAAGTTGCAGCCGCGCGAGCAGCGGTCGCCCATCAGCATGAACGTCGCCGTCCCCGGCCCGTCGCGCCCGGACCAACACTCCCCGAGGTTCGGACAGTTCGCCTCCTCGCAGACGGTGTGGAGGTCGTGGTCGCGGAGCGTGGACTTGATCTCGGTGAAGCGCCGGCCCGACGGCGGGCGCATCTTCAGCCAGTCCGGCTTCCGCCGCCGACTACTCATACCGTCCCCTTCGTCGCGGGGGGCAAAAGCGTGCGGTCCGCCGCCCGTCGCGGACCCCGGAACCGCCGGTTCGGACCCGCGAGCCGGTGTCTCGAACCGGCACGTATTTAATCAACGATTTAGATGATAAATTCATATCACGATGCTCGACGTGTCGTCCGAGGAGATCACGGAGGGGCCGTTGGGCCGCGCGTTGGCGTTTCTGTCGGTGCCGATCGTCGCCCAGCAGTTCGCCGTGACCGCCCAGAGCATCGTCGACGTGCTCTGGCTCGGGCGCCTCAGCGGCGAGGCGGTCGCCGCAGTGGGGCTCGTCGCGCCGCTGATCGGGCTGATGATGGCCGTCGCCGGCGGCGTGTTCACCGGCGAACACGTCCTCGTCTCCCGGCGGATCGGCGACGACGACGAGCGCGGCGCCAGCCGTGCGGTCGCCCACGCGCTCCTCGCCGGCGTCGCGGTCATGCTCGTCATGGTCGCGGTCACGGCCGTGTTCGGTCGGCAACTCGTCGGGCTGTTCGACCCCGGCGCCGAGGTGGCGCGGCTGGCGGCGGTGTACCTCGCGACGATGGCGGTCGCCTACACCGTCTCCACCGTCAGCGACGTGTTCGAGTACGGCTTCATCGGCGCCGGCGACTCCCGCACCCCGCTGTTCGTCAACCTCCTCTCGATCGCGATCAGTGTCGGACTCGACCCGGTGCTCATCTTCGGCTACGGCCCGATCCCCGGGTTCGGCATCGCCGGCGCCGCGTACGCGACGGCCATCGGCTTCGGCGTCGGTGCGATCGTCATGGTCGCCGCCGCGGTGTGGGCCGACCGCGGGTTCACGTTCCACCTCGACGCCGTCTCCCTCGACATCGCTGAGTTCCGCGAACTCGTCGCCGTCGGCGCCCCCAAGGTCGGCCAGGAGAGCGCCAGACAGGTCGCCCGGCTCGTGATCGTCGCCGTCGTCTCGGTCACCGGCGGCGCGGCGGCGCTGACGGCGTACACGATCGGCGCGCGGGTCGCGACGGTCGTGTTCGTCCCCGCGGCCGCCATCGGCTCGGCGGGAACGACGCTCGTCGGGCAGAACCTCGGCGCGAACCAGCCGGGGCGGGCGACGCGAGCGACGTGGCTCGGCGTCGGCGTCGGCGCGATCGGGCTGGGCGCGATCGGCGTCCTCCAGTACCTGTTCCCGACCGCGATCGCGTCGCTGTTCGTCCCCGGCATCGACGGGGAGGCGCTGGCGCTGTCGGTCGCGTACCTCCAGATCCTCGCGCTCGGCTACTGGGCGCTGGGCACCATCTGGACGGTCGAGGCCGGCTTCAACGGCGCCGGCCGCACGGACGTGAGCATGTACTCGACGATGCTGCAGTACTGGGCCGTCCGGGTGCCCGTCGCGGCCGTCGGCGCGTTCGTCCTCGGCTGGGGGGCGCTCGGCCCGTTCTGGGCGGTGACGGTGTCGAACGTCGTCGCGGCCGTGGGGCTGGTCGGCTACTTCCGCTACTCGACCGGCGACGGTCTCCACGAGCGGGCCGCCGGGGCGACGGGCGACGGCGCGTCCGCCGACTGATCTTCGGGGGTCAGAACTCCTCGCCGGGGTCGATCCCCTCGGCGTCCTCGGCCGGCGGTTCGATCCCGACTTCCTCGGGGTCGACGTCGAACTCGCGGCGCAGGTCCTGCATCCGGTCGCGGATGTCCGCGGCCAACTCGAACTCCAGGTTGCTCGCGGCCTCCTCCATGCGCTCTTCCAGCGCCTGGATCCGCGCTTGCGCCTCCTCCTCGTCGGCCACGTCGTCGCCGGAGAGTCCGGAGGTGTCGGTCTTCGAGCCGGGGAGGTTCGTCTCGCCGATCTCCTTGTCGATCGTCTGCGGCTCGTAGCCGTGTTCCTCGTTGAACTGCCGTTGGATCTCGCGGCGACGCCCGGTCTCCTCGATGGCCCGCTCCATCGAGTTCGTCGTCTCGTCGGCGTACAGGATCACCTCGCCGTCGACGTTGCGGGCCGCCCGGCCCATCGTCTGCACGAGCGTCGTCTCCGAGCGGAGGAACCCCTCCTGGTCGGCGTCGAGGATCGCGACGAGGCTCACTTCCGGGATGTCCAGCCCCTCCCGGAGGAGGTTGATGCCGACGAGCACGTCGATCTCTCCGAGACGGAGCGATCGGATGATCTCGTGGCGTTCGAGGGTGTCCGTCTCGTCGTGCATGTACGCCACGTCGACGCCGGCCTCCTCCAGGTACTCGGTGAGGTCCTCGGCCATGCGCTTGGTGAGCGTCGTGACGAGCGTGCGCTCGCCGCGCTCGATCCGGTCGTCGATGCGGTCCATGAGATCGTCCACCTGCCCTTGCGCGGGTTCGATGGTCACCTCGGGGTCGACGAGGTGCGTCGGGCGGACGATCTGTTCGACGATCTGCTCGGACCGCTCGCGTTCGTAGTCGGCG
It encodes the following:
- a CDS encoding MATE family efflux transporter encodes the protein MLDVSSEEITEGPLGRALAFLSVPIVAQQFAVTAQSIVDVLWLGRLSGEAVAAVGLVAPLIGLMMAVAGGVFTGEHVLVSRRIGDDDERGASRAVAHALLAGVAVMLVMVAVTAVFGRQLVGLFDPGAEVARLAAVYLATMAVAYTVSTVSDVFEYGFIGAGDSRTPLFVNLLSIAISVGLDPVLIFGYGPIPGFGIAGAAYATAIGFGVGAIVMVAAAVWADRGFTFHLDAVSLDIAEFRELVAVGAPKVGQESARQVARLVIVAVVSVTGGAAALTAYTIGARVATVVFVPAAAIGSAGTTLVGQNLGANQPGRATRATWLGVGVGAIGLGAIGVLQYLFPTAIASLFVPGIDGEALALSVAYLQILALGYWALGTIWTVEAGFNGAGRTDVSMYSTMLQYWAVRVPVAAVGAFVLGWGALGPFWAVTVSNVVAAVGLVGYFRYSTGDGLHERAAGATGDGASAD
- a CDS encoding inorganic phosphate transporter produces the protein MISALLVLGVLVSMFVAYNIGGSTTGPAFGPAVGADALSKPAAAGLMGVFFFIGAWTLGRNVVTKLGTELVVDTGVFTLPASITVLFFIGIALLVGNVFGVPASTSMTAVGAIAGLGLAGGVLNLAVMGQIVIWWVVSPIIGFWVSLIIGRYFYARLNGMVAMERSSGPLFDVDRSGLVPVPRVHRTTNRRELGGTFTVVAIGCLMAFSSGTSNIANAVAPLVGSGELAMNPAIVLGGIAVAIGAFTIARRTLETMGSDITELPLTAAIVVASVSSTLVVFLSALGIPASFVIIATMSIVGLGWGRATRPMTVRQVAANDDGPPVSVDALAADEEGETLPPIGEEDADDIPSPGALFNPVTTARVVLMQNVVPAIATAGSYLAFRFVPIFGF
- the pdhA gene encoding pyruvate dehydrogenase (acetyl-transferring) E1 component subunit alpha, which translates into the protein MSTLERDPRDGMVQVLDEEGGVVGDVPDLSDEELVAMYRHMKLARHFDERAVSLQRQGRMGTYPPLSGQEGAQVASAMALAEDDWLVPSYREHGAAMVRGLALKETLLYWMGDERGSLIPEDTNVFTPAVPIASQIPHATGMAWADKLKNDGDTDTAFICYFGDGATSEGDFHEGLNFAGVFDTPTVFFCNNNQWAISVPRERQTASETLAQKAVAYGFEGIQIDGMDPLAVYKATTEALEKAKNPAEGELRPTLIEAVQYRFGAHTTADDPSVYREDDEVEEWKRKDPIPRLEKFLRNQGILDDERVAEVEESVREEVADAIDAAESTVRPDPSTMFDHVFAEQTPEIRRQAEEFARLREEYGDEAFLEE
- a CDS encoding alpha-ketoacid dehydrogenase subunit beta, with the protein product MSTQEQEATQNLTLVQSVRDALATEMELDDDVLVMGEDVGKNGGVFRATEGLFDEFGGDRVIDTPLAESGIIGTAVGMAAMGLKPVPEIQFSGFAYPGFDQIVSHMARLRTRSRSRYTLPMVLRMPYGGGIRAPEHHSESKEAFYAHEAGLKVVMPSTPYDTKGLLISAIRDPDPVVFMEPKLIYRAFRGEVPEGDYEVPIGEATTRREGSDVSVFTYGAMTRPSLEAAEELAEEGIDAEVVDLRTVSPLDRESIVESFKKTGRACVVHEAPKTGGLAGEITATLQEEALLYQEAPVKRVTGYDVPYPLYAMEDYYMPNAARVADGIKEAVEF
- a CDS encoding dihydrolipoamide acetyltransferase family protein, with protein sequence MAEKEFKLPDVGEGVAEGELVNWLVAPGDTVTEDQPVAEVETDKALVEVPSPYNGTVKQLHVEEGQMVPVGDVIITYSVEGDDDEAAPADDGAAEESAEPAPDAEAEAEAPDEAPAPSNGRVFAPPSARRLARELGVDIGAVDGSGPGGRVTEGDVRAHAESGDGAAEEQAEKSSGPKQVDIGSKKSAVSKKGGADAAAGGAGATPSSVEAAGRDRTLAVPATRKAADEAGVDLNDVPTGETRDGEAFVSTAQVQQYADAVREAKAAETEETGAPAPAAAAGNGAAESREPESVPYRGVRRTIGEQMSQSKYTAPHVTHHDTAVVDELVDTRAELKAHAAERDVKLSYMPFVMKALVAGLKEFPTLNSELREEEEEILLKKEYNLGIAVATDAGLMVPVVKHVDEKSILELADEVNDLATRARERKVTREEMQGGTFTITNFGAIGGEYATPIINYPETAIMGLGAIDERPVAEDGEVRAASTLPLSLSIDHRVIDGAEAGQFTNYVMERLENPSLLLLD
- a CDS encoding DUF5806 family protein, producing MTEDAAADGGEELVDAEGAEAAETGEDRAEEGAAEGTTETTAADAGDAEGTTEDAAADDDVGSVPGPDVGADVPGGDDVPDDVRKYDRFQKMERAEYDRVNEFLRDRTYVTAREWAIARLCADFRTETGVEMTKIGENLPRLVPFMTDTYTPQAVNQARAAFEEKVRKAGATFLYGAMSGFFTAEDLDDVMYESTEIAKFLLEVEGADLSVEEELAAEDKISSVMRDVREASAEVRGEEVKCPECGHVHES
- the lipA gene encoding lipoyl synthase — translated: MSSRRRKPDWLKMRPPSGRRFTEIKSTLRDHDLHTVCEEANCPNLGECWSGRDGPGTATFMLMGDRCSRGCNFCDVETGGMEPLDPDEPANVAEAVTEIGLEYVVLTSVDRDDLADGGSRHFAETIREIKRRDPETLVEVLIPDFGGDPDAVDRIVDAGPDVIAHNIETVERLQWPVRDRRATYEQTLDVLERVDRESDVHTKTSVMLGLGEYDHEVYRTLRDLRNVGVDIVTLGQYLQPSRSHLDVFEYVHPDAFDTWKSVAETELGFLYCASGPMVRSSYKAGEFFVEALVREGASVDEARAAANAAD